Proteins encoded in a region of the Gallalistipes aquisgranensis genome:
- a CDS encoding O-acetylhomoserine aminocarboxypropyltransferase/cysteine synthase family protein → MTKRLKPATLCVQGGWNPKRGESRVVPICQSTTFKYETSEQMARLFDLEDAGYFYTRLQNPTCDAVAAKIAALEGGVAGMLTSSGQAASFFAVLNLCSAGDHLVSSATIYGGTYNLFAVTMKKMGVEVTFVDQDASEGEIGRAFRPNTKALFGETISNPGVEVLDIEKFARIAHGHGVPLIVDNTFATPVNCRPFEWGADIVTHSTTKYMDGHATSVGGAIVDSGNFDWEAHADRFPGLTQPDPSYHGLTYTKAFGRNAYITKAVVQLMRDLGSSPAPMNAFLLNLGLETLHLRVQRHCQNALRVAEYLSGNDKVAWVSYPGLPGDRYHALARKYLPDGSCGVIAFGLRGGRDEAIRFMDSLKLAAIVTHVADARTSVLHPASHTHRQLSDEQLREAGVAPDLIRLSVGIEDVEDILDDIRQALGE, encoded by the coding sequence ATGACAAAGAGATTGAAACCCGCCACCCTCTGCGTGCAGGGGGGGTGGAATCCGAAGCGGGGCGAATCCCGCGTGGTGCCGATCTGCCAGAGCACCACGTTCAAATACGAAACCAGCGAGCAGATGGCCCGCCTGTTCGACCTGGAGGACGCCGGGTATTTCTACACCCGTCTCCAGAATCCCACCTGCGACGCGGTGGCGGCCAAGATCGCCGCGCTCGAAGGGGGTGTGGCGGGTATGCTCACCTCTTCGGGGCAGGCGGCTTCGTTTTTCGCCGTGCTCAACCTCTGCTCGGCGGGCGACCACCTGGTGAGCTCGGCCACCATCTACGGCGGAACCTACAATCTCTTCGCCGTGACCATGAAGAAGATGGGCGTCGAGGTGACCTTCGTCGACCAGGACGCTTCGGAGGGGGAGATCGGCCGGGCCTTCCGTCCCAATACGAAGGCGCTGTTCGGGGAGACGATCTCCAACCCCGGCGTGGAGGTGCTCGACATCGAGAAGTTCGCCCGCATCGCCCACGGCCACGGGGTGCCCCTCATCGTGGACAACACCTTCGCCACGCCGGTCAACTGCCGCCCCTTCGAGTGGGGGGCCGACATCGTGACCCATTCCACCACCAAGTACATGGACGGCCACGCCACCTCGGTGGGCGGTGCGATCGTCGACAGCGGCAACTTCGACTGGGAGGCCCACGCCGACCGGTTCCCCGGTCTCACGCAGCCCGATCCCTCCTATCACGGGCTCACCTACACGAAGGCGTTCGGCCGCAACGCCTACATCACCAAGGCCGTCGTGCAGCTGATGCGCGACCTGGGCTCCTCGCCCGCCCCGATGAACGCCTTCCTGCTCAACCTCGGGCTGGAGACCCTCCACCTGCGTGTGCAGCGCCATTGCCAGAACGCCCTGCGGGTGGCCGAATACCTCTCCGGGAACGACAAGGTGGCCTGGGTCAGCTATCCCGGTCTGCCGGGGGACAGGTATCACGCCCTGGCCCGCAAGTACCTGCCCGACGGCAGCTGCGGCGTGATCGCCTTCGGTCTCCGGGGCGGACGCGACGAGGCGATCCGGTTCATGGACAGCCTGAAGCTGGCCGCCATCGTCACCCACGTGGCCGATGCCCGCACCTCGGTGCTCCATCCGGCCAGCCACACCCACCGCCAGCTCTCGGACGAACAGCTCCGCGAGGCGGGCGTGGCCCCCGACCTGATCCGCCTGTCGGTGGGCATCGAGGACGTGGAGGACATTCTGGACGACATCCGTCAGGCCCTCGGAGAGTAA
- a CDS encoding LacI family DNA-binding transcriptional regulator: MQTRRVTIKDIAEAVGVSTSLVSFVMNNKGKRYRVSEEMTRRIQEAARELNYQPNSAARSLRSGRSRTIGVIVSDISNPFFADIARRIEDNAYKYNYTVIFGSSDENAAKLENLIDVLVNKGVDGLIIVPCHGSEEVVRRVAGTSLPVVLLDRYIPDSDISHVVLNNRKATSLAVEHLIGQGYRRIEMVSYDMRLSNTREREEGYISTMERHGLGEFVRTHRVKFQRIPEQIREVIREMTLHEPAAEAVIFATNTLAVEGLKALAGFGTVVPRDIAVVGFDGSEAFELYYTTLTYIKQPIDQFGHEAVELLIRSIEERDRSRVAAVTLNPELVEGDSSRHRQSAAETAGVL; the protein is encoded by the coding sequence ATGCAGACACGCCGCGTAACCATCAAAGACATAGCCGAAGCCGTTGGGGTTTCCACCTCGCTGGTGTCGTTCGTGATGAACAACAAGGGCAAGCGCTACCGGGTGAGCGAGGAGATGACCCGCCGCATACAGGAGGCCGCCCGCGAACTCAACTACCAGCCCAACAGCGCGGCACGCAGCCTGCGCAGCGGACGGTCGCGCACGATCGGGGTGATCGTCTCCGACATCTCCAACCCCTTCTTCGCCGACATCGCCCGCCGGATCGAGGACAACGCCTACAAATATAACTACACGGTGATCTTCGGCAGTTCGGACGAGAACGCGGCCAAGCTGGAGAACCTGATCGACGTGCTGGTCAACAAGGGGGTGGACGGGCTCATCATCGTGCCGTGCCACGGTTCGGAAGAGGTGGTGCGCAGAGTGGCCGGAACGTCGCTTCCCGTGGTCCTGCTCGACCGGTACATCCCCGATTCGGACATCAGCCACGTGGTGCTCAACAACCGCAAGGCCACGTCGCTGGCCGTCGAACACCTGATCGGACAGGGGTACCGCCGGATCGAAATGGTCTCCTACGACATGCGGCTCTCCAACACCCGCGAACGGGAAGAGGGCTACATCTCCACGATGGAGCGCCACGGGCTGGGAGAGTTCGTCCGCACCCACAGGGTCAAGTTCCAGCGTATCCCGGAGCAGATCCGAGAAGTCATCCGGGAGATGACCCTGCACGAACCCGCGGCCGAAGCGGTGATCTTCGCCACCAATACGCTGGCCGTCGAGGGTCTCAAGGCCCTGGCCGGCTTCGGGACGGTCGTACCGCGCGACATCGCCGTGGTGGGATTCGACGGCAGCGAGGCCTTCGAACTCTACTACACGACGCTGACCTACATCAAACAGCCCATCGACCAGTTCGGTCACGAAGCGGTGGAGCTGCTCATCAGGAGCATCGAGGAGAGGGACAGGAGCCGGGTGGCCGCCGTCACGCTGAATCCCGAGCTGGTGGAGGGCGACTCCTCCCGCCACAGGCAGAGCGCCGCGGAAACGGCCGGTGTCCTATGA
- a CDS encoding dihydrodipicolinate synthase family protein: protein MTTRKPIVRGIVPPMITPMKDNNTLDAEGARRLVEHMIAGGVHGIFILGTTGEAQSLSYPLRYELTDLVCTQVAGRVPVLVGITDTSLEESLRLARKAADCGAAAVVSAPPYYFAPSQQELIEYYTALADRLPLPLYLYNMPSHVKVMIEPATVKVLSAHPNIVGLKDSSANMVYFQTLMHILGEGSDFDLLVGPEELTAECVMMGAAGGVNGGANMFPELYVKLYEAALAHDTETIRTLQRRVMDISTTIYCVGRYGSSYLKGVKCALSLMGLCDDYLCYPYQRFREAEREKVRAALERLGVKTVK from the coding sequence ATGACAACACGCAAACCGATCGTACGGGGCATCGTTCCCCCGATGATCACCCCCATGAAAGACAACAACACGCTCGACGCGGAGGGAGCCCGCCGGCTGGTGGAGCACATGATCGCCGGCGGCGTTCACGGCATCTTCATCCTGGGCACCACGGGCGAGGCCCAGAGCCTGAGCTATCCGCTGCGCTACGAGCTGACGGACCTGGTCTGCACGCAGGTGGCCGGCCGCGTTCCGGTGCTGGTGGGCATCACGGACACCTCGCTGGAGGAGAGCCTGCGGCTGGCCCGCAAGGCGGCCGACTGCGGGGCGGCAGCGGTGGTCTCGGCCCCTCCCTACTACTTCGCGCCCTCGCAGCAGGAGCTGATCGAATACTACACGGCGCTGGCCGACCGTCTTCCCCTGCCGCTCTACCTGTACAACATGCCCTCGCACGTGAAGGTGATGATCGAGCCGGCCACGGTGAAGGTGCTCTCGGCCCATCCGAACATCGTGGGGCTGAAGGACAGCTCGGCCAACATGGTCTACTTCCAGACGCTGATGCACATCCTGGGCGAGGGGTCCGACTTCGACCTGCTCGTGGGACCGGAGGAGTTGACGGCCGAGTGCGTGATGATGGGAGCCGCGGGGGGCGTGAACGGCGGGGCCAACATGTTCCCGGAGCTCTACGTGAAACTGTACGAGGCGGCGCTGGCCCACGACACGGAGACGATCCGTACGCTCCAGCGGCGGGTGATGGACATCAGCACCACGATCTACTGCGTCGGCCGGTACGGCTCCAGCTACCTGAAGGGAGTCAAGTGCGCCCTTTCGCTGATGGGGCTGTGCGACGACTACCTGTGCTACCCCTACCAGCGCTTCCGCGAGGCGGAGCGGGAGAAGGTGCGGGCCGCCCTCGAACGCCTGGGGGTGAAGACCGTGAAGTAG
- a CDS encoding threonine/serine exporter family protein — translation MEERKSAVTGADPAPGGAEAPLCGTPDGAGRSGCGEVSIRDLSNFLLDFSTTLMTAGVHTSRVVRNVTRIAASFGYEVEMTVFQKHITMSVLHGSDDTIRRTSVRKIEPGPFNFNTISQLSSLSWAAHDRHLPLPELRRRYEAVVAEPRLSRWWVLLLVSLANAAFCRLFGGDPAAMGLVFAATLAGFFVRQETTRRGMNHMAVFFLCSFIASMIAALGIWYGLGDTPQIALGTSVLFLIPGVPLINAIIDTLEGHVLVGFSRAVNACILIICIALGLSATLLIVGVGIL, via the coding sequence ATGGAAGAGCGGAAAAGCGCGGTGACGGGAGCGGACCCCGCCCCCGGAGGGGCGGAGGCCCCGCTGTGCGGCACTCCGGACGGTGCCGGGCGGAGCGGATGCGGGGAGGTCTCCATACGCGACCTCTCCAATTTCCTGCTCGATTTCTCCACCACGCTGATGACGGCCGGGGTGCACACCTCGCGCGTGGTGCGCAACGTCACGCGGATCGCCGCCTCGTTCGGTTACGAGGTGGAGATGACCGTTTTCCAGAAACATATCACCATGAGCGTCCTGCACGGGTCGGACGACACCATCCGCCGCACCTCCGTGCGCAAGATCGAGCCCGGTCCCTTCAACTTCAACACCATTTCGCAGCTGAGCTCCCTGAGCTGGGCCGCCCACGACCGTCACCTGCCCCTGCCGGAGCTGCGCCGCCGCTACGAGGCCGTCGTCGCCGAACCGCGCCTCTCGCGCTGGTGGGTGCTGCTGCTCGTTTCGCTGGCCAACGCCGCCTTCTGCCGCCTGTTCGGAGGCGATCCCGCGGCGATGGGACTGGTGTTCGCCGCCACGCTGGCCGGCTTTTTCGTGCGGCAGGAGACCACGCGCCGGGGCATGAACCACATGGCCGTCTTCTTTCTCTGCTCCTTCATCGCCTCGATGATCGCGGCCCTCGGCATCTGGTACGGGTTGGGCGATACGCCCCAGATCGCGCTGGGTACCAGCGTCCTCTTCCTCATTCCGGGCGTTCCGCTCATCAACGCCATCATCGACACGCTGGAGGGACACGTGCTGGTCGGCTTCTCGCGGGCCGTGAACGCCTGCATCCTGATTATCTGCATCGCGCTGGGCCTCTCGGCCACGCTGCTCATCGTGGGGGTCGGCATCCTATGA
- a CDS encoding glycoside hydrolase family 31 protein: MKGMRIYAGFVLLAALSAAVPADGAHGNLRDRAGDRVWTPGVARAGVRVTALPRGMVIRDSLRTLRVEAVTDRILHVTVSPDSAYRSASLAVRPLPAEGPRVRIRPGKGRMSLLTAALEARYDYRTGTFCVVDSRRGGYLVREPLAGARRFSPSGAPDGGWRVEQRFVLAPDEGIYGLGQYQEGVWNYRGHRVNLVQANKEIVNPVLVSDRGYGILWDNYSKTVADNTRGDTLSIVSEAGGAADYYVIAGGDMDGVVAGYRTLTGAAPMFPRSFFGFWQSKERYKSFDELTGVVEEYRRRRIPIDNIVLDWSYWGDKAHWNSMRFAPDSFPDPESAIGRLHDELKVKLTVSVWPGVGPATAVYRDMERADVLFDEPTWAGYKVVDMFDPRAQEIFWRHLRGGLYSKGVDGWWLDATEPSFRDGFTQQGQEARSKSAGMTAIGSFHRWLNAYSLAMTRTVYDRLRATGDNRRVQILTRSAFASQQRYATALWSGDVSASWETFRRQLPAGLNLSLSGIPYWTSDIGGFFVNERGGEYPRGLDDPAYRELYVRWFQHGAFTPLFRAHGTNVPREVWQFGKPGEPAYEAQVAMIRLRYSLLPYIYSTAWRVTRDGYTMMRPLVMDFPHDPHAAASSDAYLFGPSILVRPVTEPMYADSLGVRENPDTRVRVWLPGGRGPQRELWFDMNDPQRVYDGGRRITCDAPLTRLPLFVRGGSVIPTIPPVQHTGERPGELILTVWGGRDASFTLYGDDGESYDYEKGACATVPVRWNDRSGLLTLGARQGSYPGMEARIRLRVIVHRPVRVKGAWKVETVEREAEYTGVELKFRPLKGR; encoded by the coding sequence ATGAAAGGAATGAGGATTTACGCAGGGTTCGTCCTGCTGGCGGCCCTGTCGGCCGCGGTTCCGGCCGACGGAGCGCACGGAAATCTGCGCGACCGGGCGGGCGACCGGGTTTGGACTCCCGGCGTGGCCCGTGCCGGCGTGCGCGTGACGGCCCTTCCCCGGGGCATGGTGATCCGGGACAGCCTGCGCACCCTCCGTGTGGAGGCTGTCACCGACCGCATCCTCCACGTGACCGTCTCGCCCGATTCCGCCTACCGGAGCGCCTCGCTGGCCGTGAGGCCTCTCCCCGCGGAGGGACCCCGCGTCCGCATCCGGCCCGGGAAAGGCCGGATGAGCCTGCTCACGGCCGCCCTTGAAGCCCGTTACGACTACCGGACGGGAACCTTCTGCGTGGTCGATTCCCGCCGGGGAGGCTATCTGGTGCGGGAGCCGCTGGCCGGTGCCCGCCGCTTTTCGCCTTCCGGCGCTCCGGACGGCGGCTGGCGGGTCGAACAGCGCTTCGTGCTCGCCCCGGACGAGGGGATTTACGGGCTCGGGCAGTACCAGGAGGGCGTGTGGAACTACCGGGGCCACCGCGTGAACCTCGTGCAGGCCAACAAGGAGATCGTCAATCCCGTGCTGGTCTCCGACCGGGGATACGGCATCCTGTGGGACAACTATTCGAAGACCGTGGCGGACAACACCCGGGGCGACACCCTCTCGATCGTCTCCGAGGCGGGCGGGGCTGCCGACTACTACGTGATCGCGGGCGGGGACATGGACGGCGTGGTGGCCGGTTACCGCACCCTCACCGGGGCTGCGCCTATGTTTCCCCGGTCGTTCTTCGGCTTCTGGCAGTCGAAGGAGCGCTACAAGTCGTTCGACGAACTGACGGGCGTGGTCGAGGAGTACCGCCGTCGCCGTATTCCGATCGACAACATCGTGCTCGACTGGTCGTACTGGGGCGACAAGGCCCACTGGAACTCCATGCGCTTCGCCCCCGACAGTTTTCCCGATCCGGAGAGCGCCATCGGCCGCCTGCACGACGAGCTGAAGGTGAAGCTGACCGTTTCGGTGTGGCCGGGCGTGGGCCCCGCCACGGCCGTGTACCGCGATATGGAGCGGGCGGACGTCCTCTTCGACGAGCCTACGTGGGCCGGGTACAAGGTGGTCGACATGTTCGATCCCCGGGCCCAGGAGATTTTCTGGCGCCACCTGCGCGGCGGGCTCTACTCGAAAGGCGTGGACGGCTGGTGGCTCGACGCCACCGAACCCTCGTTCCGCGACGGCTTCACCCAGCAGGGACAGGAGGCCCGGAGCAAGTCGGCCGGCATGACGGCCATCGGGTCCTTCCACCGCTGGCTCAACGCCTACTCGCTGGCGATGACCCGCACCGTCTACGACAGGCTGCGGGCCACGGGCGACAACCGCCGGGTGCAGATTCTCACCCGTTCGGCCTTCGCCTCCCAGCAGCGCTACGCCACGGCCCTCTGGTCGGGCGACGTCTCCGCCTCGTGGGAGACCTTCCGGCGTCAGCTGCCCGCCGGGCTCAACCTCTCCCTGAGCGGAATCCCCTACTGGACCTCCGACATCGGCGGCTTCTTCGTGAACGAGCGGGGCGGTGAGTATCCCCGCGGGCTCGACGATCCCGCCTACCGGGAGCTGTACGTGCGGTGGTTCCAGCACGGGGCCTTCACGCCCCTGTTCCGCGCCCACGGCACCAACGTTCCCCGCGAGGTGTGGCAGTTCGGCAAGCCCGGGGAACCGGCCTACGAGGCCCAGGTGGCGATGATCCGCCTGCGCTACTCCCTGCTGCCCTATATCTACTCGACGGCCTGGCGCGTGACCCGCGACGGATACACCATGATGCGTCCGCTGGTGATGGACTTTCCGCACGATCCCCATGCCGCCGCCTCGTCCGATGCCTATCTGTTCGGTCCCTCGATCCTCGTGCGGCCCGTCACCGAGCCCATGTACGCCGATTCGCTCGGCGTGCGGGAGAATCCCGACACCCGGGTGCGCGTCTGGCTGCCCGGCGGCCGGGGACCGCAGCGGGAGTTGTGGTTCGACATGAACGATCCTCAGCGGGTGTACGACGGGGGACGCAGGATCACCTGCGACGCCCCCCTCACGCGTCTGCCCCTTTTCGTGCGGGGCGGCTCGGTGATCCCGACCATTCCCCCCGTGCAGCATACGGGCGAGCGGCCCGGCGAACTGATCCTCACCGTGTGGGGCGGCCGCGACGCCTCCTTCACCCTCTACGGGGACGACGGCGAGAGCTACGACTACGAGAAGGGGGCCTGCGCCACCGTTCCCGTGCGTTGGAACGACCGTTCGGGGCTGCTCACGCTCGGCGCACGGCAGGGTTCCTATCCCGGTATGGAGGCCCGGATACGGCTGCGGGTGATCGTCCACCGTCCCGTGCGCGTGAAGGGCGCCTGGAAGGTGGAGACCGTCGAACGTGAGGCCGAATACACGGGTGTCGAACTGAAATTCCGTCCGCTGAAGGGGCGCTGA
- a CDS encoding ribulokinase: MKDQFVIGLDYGSDSVRCVVVNAKNGAETGSAVCYYPRWKAGKYCDPARNRYRQHPLDYIESLERVVREALAACGPGVAERVCGISFDTTCSTPVLTDRAGTPLALLPRHAENPNAMFVLWKDHTAIAESEEINDLARRWEIDYTRYEGGIYSCEWVWSKVLHCLREDPSLREDAWAWIEHCDWMPALLTGNTEPGRVVRSRCAAGHKAMWHASWGGLPSGEFLEALDPLLAGFRERLYTETCTGDTRVGGLTSEWAARLGLPEGIAVGVGAIDCHVGAVGAGITPNVLVKAMGTSTCDILMTPVEKIGSRVIRGICGQVDGSVLPGYEGLEAGQSAFGDIYAWFRELMSWPLRHVAHADPALEERILDELTRQAERIDPEESLPLALDWMNGRRTPDANPRVQGALTGLTLSTSAPAIFRALVEATAFGSRAINERMTDEGVEIAGIIALGGIARKSPFVMQVMADVIGLPIRVARTSQTCAAGAAMFAAVAAGLYPSVEEAQRAMGAGFDAEYVPDPARHARYDRVYERYRALGAFIDGF; this comes from the coding sequence ATGAAGGATCAGTTTGTTATAGGTCTCGATTACGGCAGCGATTCGGTGCGCTGCGTGGTCGTAAATGCTAAAAACGGTGCTGAAACAGGCTCCGCCGTCTGCTATTATCCCCGCTGGAAGGCGGGAAAGTACTGCGATCCGGCCCGCAACCGCTACCGCCAGCACCCGCTCGACTACATCGAGTCGCTGGAACGGGTCGTGCGGGAGGCCCTGGCTGCCTGCGGGCCCGGCGTGGCGGAGCGCGTGTGCGGCATTTCGTTCGATACCACCTGCTCCACGCCCGTGCTGACCGACCGGGCCGGGACGCCGCTGGCCCTGCTTCCCCGCCACGCCGAGAACCCGAATGCCATGTTCGTGCTCTGGAAGGACCACACGGCCATCGCCGAGTCGGAGGAGATCAACGACCTGGCCCGGCGATGGGAGATCGACTACACCCGTTACGAGGGAGGGATCTACTCCTGCGAGTGGGTGTGGTCGAAGGTGCTCCACTGCCTGCGTGAAGACCCGTCGCTGCGGGAGGACGCCTGGGCGTGGATCGAACACTGCGACTGGATGCCCGCCCTGCTGACCGGCAACACGGAGCCCGGGCGGGTCGTCCGCAGCCGCTGCGCGGCCGGGCACAAGGCCATGTGGCACGCCTCGTGGGGCGGACTTCCCTCCGGGGAGTTCCTCGAGGCGCTCGATCCCCTGCTGGCGGGCTTCCGAGAAAGGCTCTACACGGAGACCTGCACCGGCGACACCCGCGTGGGCGGGCTCACGTCCGAGTGGGCGGCCCGGCTGGGGCTGCCCGAGGGCATTGCTGTGGGCGTGGGGGCCATCGACTGCCACGTGGGGGCCGTCGGGGCCGGTATCACGCCCAACGTGCTGGTCAAGGCGATGGGGACTTCCACCTGCGACATTCTGATGACGCCCGTGGAGAAGATCGGCAGCCGGGTGATCCGGGGCATCTGCGGCCAGGTGGACGGTTCGGTCCTGCCCGGGTACGAGGGGCTCGAAGCCGGGCAGTCGGCCTTCGGCGACATCTATGCCTGGTTCCGCGAGTTGATGAGCTGGCCGTTGCGCCACGTCGCGCATGCCGACCCGGCGCTGGAGGAGAGGATTCTGGACGAACTGACCCGCCAGGCGGAACGCATCGACCCGGAGGAGTCGCTGCCCCTGGCGCTCGACTGGATGAACGGACGCCGCACGCCCGATGCCAACCCCCGTGTGCAGGGAGCTCTGACGGGGCTGACCCTCTCGACCTCGGCTCCGGCCATTTTCCGGGCGCTGGTCGAGGCCACGGCCTTCGGTTCGCGGGCCATCAACGAACGGATGACGGACGAGGGCGTGGAGATCGCGGGGATCATCGCGCTGGGCGGCATCGCCCGCAAGTCGCCTTTCGTGATGCAGGTGATGGCCGACGTGATCGGTCTGCCGATCCGCGTGGCCCGTACCTCGCAGACCTGCGCCGCCGGCGCGGCCATGTTCGCGGCGGTGGCGGCCGGCCTCTATCCTTCGGTGGAGGAGGCCCAGCGGGCGATGGGTGCCGGATTCGATGCGGAGTATGTGCCCGATCCGGCCCGGCACGCCCGTTACGACCGGGTGTATGAAAGGTACCGGGCGCTGGGCGCGTTCATCGACGGATTTTAA
- a CDS encoding threonine/serine exporter family protein has product MNGEWIIQVLGDGFFAAVAAVGFAVISNPPRRTVLVSALLAAVGHALRYYLLHYTPLEITVSSLAAAFVIGLFGMLFAKLMHCPAEVFTFPSLLPMIPGMYAYKTVLALMQFMAGDAAAEQGALIVEVFRNGLTTMFVMFALVVGASLPLFIFHRQSFMMTRLLSPGDRTRRR; this is encoded by the coding sequence ATGAACGGGGAGTGGATCATACAGGTGCTGGGCGACGGCTTCTTCGCCGCCGTGGCCGCCGTGGGCTTCGCGGTGATCTCCAACCCGCCCCGCCGCACCGTTCTCGTCTCGGCCCTGCTGGCCGCCGTGGGTCATGCCCTGCGCTACTACCTGCTGCACTACACGCCGCTGGAGATCACCGTCTCCTCGCTCGCGGCCGCCTTCGTGATCGGCCTGTTCGGCATGCTCTTCGCCAAACTGATGCACTGCCCGGCCGAGGTCTTCACCTTCCCCTCGCTGCTGCCCATGATCCCGGGCATGTATGCCTACAAGACCGTGCTCGCCCTCATGCAGTTCATGGCCGGGGACGCCGCCGCGGAGCAGGGGGCCCTGATCGTGGAGGTCTTCCGCAACGGACTGACCACGATGTTCGTGATGTTCGCGCTGGTGGTGGGCGCCTCCCTGCCGCTGTTCATCTTCCACCGGCAGTCCTTCATGATGACCCGTCTGCTCAGTCCCGGCGACCGGACGCGGCGCCGGTGA
- a CDS encoding FG-GAP repeat domain-containing protein, translated as MNRITERKNLVRAMFPLMALFCAAPADASQAKAPDQATETQAPAKKKKEPRPSTDPYRVRYNNGGLEVDLGVGLWGIPMPLDWDGDGLTDLVISCPDTPYKGVYLFRNIGSLERPFFDRAKKLTGRAANNIKLSMVDGKPRVLMHGFEYDGFFRDFFKNKRPIPYEGPVMDEGFKKSRSKMWSYVDWDGDGDQDIVAGIDTWDDYGWDNAFNGKGEWTRGPLHGYVHLLENVEGRYVNRGRIEAGGREIDTYGAPNPNVWDWDGDGDLDIICGEFVDGLTWFENVGTRNKPRFEAGRQLANGEGDIRFHVEMIVPVMCDLDRDGKMDLLVGDEDGRVAWVRNTGRVKGGMPQFESPVYLRQKADAVKFGALSTPCAYDWDGDGKQDIVTGNSAGNIALIRNLSGGEHPVWDAPQPFTVGGRPIRIMAGENGSIQGPAERKWGYTVLTVADWDGDGRADLIVNSIWGRIEWFRNIGKGLELAPAQPVKVAWEGRAPKPAWNWWDPEPGTLVTQWRTTPVAVDWNRDGLTDLILLDHEGYLCFWERFRAGNGELLLKPGRRIFRCGENSSYNNRSEVTDTAGGPLRLNSAEAGASGRRKICITDWDGDGDLDIIVSSRNAEWFENLGEKDGIVELRWRGNVSDVRLAGHTTCPTPVDWDGNGVPDLLLGAEDGHFYLLKNNVR; from the coding sequence ATGAACAGAATAACCGAACGAAAGAACCTTGTGCGAGCGATGTTCCCGCTGATGGCGCTGTTCTGCGCCGCACCTGCCGACGCCTCGCAGGCGAAGGCTCCGGACCAGGCCACAGAGACGCAGGCCCCGGCGAAAAAGAAAAAAGAACCCCGTCCCAGTACGGACCCCTACCGTGTGAGATATAATAATGGGGGACTGGAGGTAGACCTCGGGGTAGGCCTTTGGGGGATACCGATGCCTCTGGACTGGGACGGTGACGGGCTGACGGACCTGGTGATATCGTGTCCGGACACTCCGTACAAGGGGGTTTACCTGTTCCGGAACATCGGGAGTTTGGAACGGCCGTTTTTCGACCGGGCGAAGAAGCTGACGGGCCGTGCGGCGAACAACATCAAGCTGTCGATGGTGGACGGGAAGCCGCGCGTGCTGATGCACGGGTTCGAATACGACGGATTTTTCAGGGATTTCTTCAAGAACAAGCGACCGATTCCCTACGAGGGTCCTGTGATGGACGAAGGGTTCAAGAAGTCGCGGAGCAAGATGTGGAGCTACGTGGACTGGGACGGTGACGGCGACCAGGACATCGTGGCGGGGATAGACACGTGGGACGACTACGGCTGGGACAACGCCTTCAACGGGAAGGGCGAGTGGACCCGGGGCCCGCTGCACGGCTACGTCCACCTGCTGGAGAACGTGGAGGGGAGGTATGTGAACCGGGGACGGATCGAGGCCGGCGGCCGCGAGATCGACACCTACGGGGCGCCGAACCCGAACGTGTGGGACTGGGACGGCGACGGCGACCTGGATATCATCTGCGGGGAGTTCGTGGACGGTCTCACGTGGTTCGAGAACGTCGGTACGCGGAACAAGCCCCGCTTTGAGGCGGGCCGCCAGCTGGCGAACGGCGAAGGCGACATCCGTTTCCATGTGGAGATGATCGTTCCGGTGATGTGCGACCTGGACCGCGACGGGAAAATGGACCTGCTGGTGGGCGACGAGGACGGCCGGGTGGCGTGGGTGCGCAACACGGGCCGGGTGAAGGGAGGGATGCCCCAGTTCGAATCGCCCGTATACCTCCGCCAGAAGGCCGACGCGGTGAAGTTCGGCGCGCTCTCCACGCCCTGCGCCTATGACTGGGACGGGGACGGGAAACAGGATATCGTGACGGGGAACTCGGCGGGGAACATCGCGCTGATCCGGAACCTGTCGGGCGGGGAGCATCCCGTGTGGGACGCGCCGCAGCCGTTCACCGTGGGGGGCCGGCCGATCCGCATCATGGCGGGGGAGAACGGTTCGATCCAGGGACCTGCCGAACGCAAATGGGGCTATACGGTGCTGACGGTGGCCGACTGGGACGGCGACGGACGTGCGGACCTGATCGTGAACTCGATCTGGGGCCGGATAGAGTGGTTCCGCAACATCGGCAAGGGGCTGGAGCTGGCCCCCGCACAGCCCGTGAAGGTTGCCTGGGAGGGCCGGGCGCCCAAGCCGGCGTGGAACTGGTGGGACCCGGAGCCGGGGACGCTGGTGACACAGTGGCGGACCACGCCCGTGGCCGTGGACTGGAACCGGGACGGGCTGACCGACCTGATCCTGCTGGACCACGAGGGATACCTCTGCTTCTGGGAGCGGTTCCGGGCCGGGAACGGGGAGCTGCTGCTCAAGCCGGGGCGCCGCATCTTCCGGTGCGGGGAGAACTCGTCCTACAACAACCGTTCGGAGGTGACGGACACGGCGGGGGGTCCCCTGCGTCTCAACTCGGCGGAGGCGGGCGCATCCGGCCGCCGCAAGATATGCATAACGGACTGGGACGGTGACGGCGACCTGGACATCATCGTGAGCAGCCGGAATGCGGAGTGGTTCGAGAATCTGGGCGAAAAGGACGGCATCGTGGAGCTGCGCTGGCGGGGGAACGTCTCCGACGTGCGGCTGGCGGGCCACACCACCTGCCCCACGCCGGTGGACTGGGACGGGAACGGGGTTCCCGACCTGCTGCTGGGGGCCGAGGACGGGCACTTCTACCTGCTGAAGAACAACGTCCGCTGA